The following coding sequences lie in one Amycolatopsis cihanbeyliensis genomic window:
- the glmU gene encoding bifunctional UDP-N-acetylglucosamine diphosphorylase/glucosamine-1-phosphate N-acetyltransferase GlmU, protein MTGPLSTLILAAGEGTRMRSALPKVLHPIAGRPLVEHAVRAAAGLGPEHLLVVVGHGREAVTEQLDQVGKALGRPVSTAVQERQNGTGHAVSCALAELPAGLTGTVLVSYGDTPLLNTEALTELLAEHRDSGNAVTVLTAVVEDPSGYGRIVRDADGAVTGIVEHKDATAEQRSIAEINSGVYAFEATVLADALSRLSTDNAQGELYLTDVLGIARGDGRKAGALVVDDPWLTEGVNDRVQLATVGAELNRRLVRHWQRAGVTVVDPATTWLDAGVTLARDVTIAPGVQLHGGTTVGEGATIGPDTTLTDVTVGEGASVIRTHGSGAVLGAGCSVGPFAYLRPGTRLGDEGKIGTFVETKKTDIGKGTKVPHLTYVGDATIGEHSNIGASSVFVNYDGERKQHTTIGSHVRTGSDNMFVAPITVGDGAYSGAGTVVRRNVPPGALAVSGGPQRNIEGWVARRRPGSSAAEAAEAALAAQQENQQNQGHLENAADDGESQP, encoded by the coding sequence GTGACCGGCCCGTTGAGCACGTTGATCCTCGCCGCCGGTGAGGGCACCAGGATGCGTTCCGCCCTGCCGAAGGTGCTGCACCCGATCGCGGGGCGGCCGCTGGTCGAGCACGCAGTGCGTGCCGCGGCCGGGCTGGGTCCTGAGCATCTGCTCGTCGTGGTCGGGCACGGGCGCGAGGCGGTCACCGAGCAGCTGGACCAGGTGGGCAAGGCGCTCGGGCGGCCGGTGTCCACGGCGGTACAGGAACGCCAGAACGGCACGGGGCACGCGGTGTCCTGCGCGCTCGCCGAGCTGCCCGCGGGGCTCACCGGGACCGTGCTGGTCAGCTACGGGGACACGCCGCTGCTGAACACCGAGGCACTCACCGAGCTGCTCGCCGAGCACCGGGACAGCGGCAACGCGGTCACCGTGCTCACCGCGGTGGTCGAGGACCCCTCCGGCTACGGGCGGATCGTCCGGGACGCCGATGGCGCGGTGACCGGGATCGTGGAGCACAAGGACGCCACCGCGGAGCAGCGGAGCATCGCCGAGATCAACTCCGGCGTGTACGCCTTCGAAGCGACGGTACTCGCCGACGCCCTTTCCCGGCTGTCCACGGACAACGCGCAGGGCGAGCTGTACCTGACCGACGTACTCGGGATCGCCCGCGGCGACGGCCGGAAGGCAGGTGCGCTGGTGGTGGACGACCCCTGGCTGACCGAGGGCGTGAACGACCGGGTGCAGCTCGCCACGGTCGGCGCGGAACTGAACCGGCGGCTCGTGCGGCACTGGCAGCGTGCCGGCGTCACCGTGGTCGATCCCGCGACCACCTGGCTGGACGCGGGGGTGACCCTGGCCAGGGACGTCACCATCGCGCCGGGGGTGCAGCTGCACGGCGGCACCACCGTCGGCGAGGGCGCGACCATCGGCCCGGACACCACGCTCACCGACGTCACGGTCGGCGAGGGGGCGAGCGTGATCCGCACGCACGGGTCCGGTGCCGTGCTGGGCGCAGGTTGCTCGGTCGGCCCGTTCGCCTACCTGCGGCCGGGCACCCGGCTCGGGGACGAGGGGAAGATCGGCACCTTCGTGGAGACGAAGAAGACCGACATCGGCAAGGGCACCAAGGTGCCGCATCTGACCTACGTCGGCGACGCGACCATCGGCGAGCACAGCAACATCGGCGCGTCCAGCGTCTTCGTCAACTACGACGGGGAACGCAAGCAGCACACCACGATCGGTTCGCATGTCCGAACCGGATCGGACAACATGTTCGTAGCGCCGATCACCGTGGGTGACGGTGCCTACAGCGGGGCGGGAACGGTCGTACGGCGGAACGTCCCGCCGGGAGCGCTCGCCGTGTCGGGGGGTCCGCAACGCAATATCGAGGGCTGGGTCGCGCGGCGCAGGCCGGGCAGCTCAGCGGCGGAGGCGGCCGAGGCCGCCCTCGCCGCACAGCAGGAAAATCAGCAGAACCAGGGGCACCTGGAGAACGCAGCAGACGACGGGGAGTCGCAACCATGA
- a CDS encoding GGDEF domain-containing protein has product MSDAWLLGRARELIAAVQRSDRGEQLSVIATLDEMLEEAQRRGEPVLVAQLLRAAALARLVTKGLATEAEPRLDEMLAHTRRHGLALLRSDAHALRGRLLVLAGQEDAALTEIARALAILDDAATPDLQLGRRAWDRLLSSALIDCWIVLNQLGVYEAAEEVISRAHQAIRDSAGPHEITLQLINRIKMLLGWGLRLERVGRYDEAGEKFRTAASMAIAVEAPFAESLFPRRAGIAAVDQVGVLAAALALAAPSAAHIERLRELLSTDGWPHEHVIVTIALARCLDSDCRREEAVDTLLTTRHRQAEDNSQPSMRLNLMRELARLGETEPGQPGDPGEAEGRIEVDGKPGGLLSDYAGALEAELWSLRESQIATLNTRREHERLSAEHGAITQQALQDPLTGLPNRRALDERLRALAGTADSQPLAVALVDLDGFKDVNDRHSHAEGDDVLRVVASTLRDALRGDDLVARYGGDEFIALLPGAPVSAAKQALGRAVSAVAALPHHLSHGVTLSVGLVSLRPQERAEQVLSRADAAMYQAKRRGGNQVASATLGAGDEEGEPPEHDVETDPTWGLEDHT; this is encoded by the coding sequence ATGTCCGATGCCTGGCTGCTCGGTCGTGCCCGCGAACTGATCGCCGCCGTCCAGCGCAGCGACCGGGGCGAGCAGCTGTCGGTGATCGCCACCCTGGACGAGATGCTGGAGGAGGCCCAGCGCCGCGGCGAGCCCGTGCTCGTCGCGCAGCTGCTGCGGGCGGCCGCGCTCGCCAGGCTGGTCACCAAGGGCCTCGCGACCGAGGCCGAGCCCCGGCTGGACGAGATGCTCGCGCATACCCGCAGGCACGGGCTCGCGCTGCTGCGCTCGGACGCGCATGCCCTGCGCGGCCGGCTGCTGGTGCTGGCCGGGCAGGAGGACGCCGCCCTCACCGAGATCGCGCGGGCGCTGGCCATCCTGGACGACGCCGCCACACCCGACCTGCAGCTCGGCAGGAGGGCATGGGACCGGCTGCTGTCCTCGGCGCTGATCGACTGCTGGATCGTGCTCAACCAGCTCGGCGTGTACGAGGCCGCGGAGGAAGTGATCTCCCGCGCGCACCAGGCGATCAGGGACAGCGCGGGTCCGCACGAGATCACACTGCAACTGATCAACCGGATCAAGATGCTGCTCGGCTGGGGGCTGCGGCTGGAACGCGTCGGGCGTTACGACGAGGCCGGTGAGAAGTTCCGTACGGCCGCCTCGATGGCCATCGCGGTCGAGGCGCCGTTCGCCGAGTCGCTGTTCCCGCGGCGGGCCGGTATCGCGGCCGTGGACCAGGTCGGCGTGCTGGCCGCCGCGCTCGCGCTGGCCGCGCCGAGCGCCGCGCATATCGAGCGGCTGCGGGAGCTGCTGAGCACGGACGGTTGGCCACACGAGCACGTGATCGTGACCATCGCGCTGGCCCGCTGCCTTGACAGCGACTGCCGCCGCGAGGAGGCGGTGGACACCCTGCTCACCACGCGGCACCGGCAGGCGGAGGACAACTCGCAGCCTTCGATGCGGCTCAACCTGATGCGCGAGCTGGCGCGCCTCGGTGAGACCGAGCCCGGCCAGCCCGGGGACCCCGGGGAGGCCGAGGGCCGGATCGAGGTGGATGGCAAGCCCGGCGGCCTGCTCTCCGACTACGCCGGCGCGCTGGAGGCCGAGCTGTGGTCGCTGCGCGAGTCGCAGATCGCCACCCTGAACACGCGCCGCGAGCACGAACGGCTTTCCGCCGAGCACGGCGCGATCACCCAGCAGGCCCTGCAGGACCCGCTGACCGGCCTGCCCAACCGGCGCGCACTGGACGAGCGGCTCCGTGCCCTCGCCGGCACGGCCGACTCCCAGCCCCTCGCCGTGGCGTTGGTGGACCTGGACGGCTTCAAGGACGTGAACGACCGGCACTCGCATGCCGAGGGCGACGACGTGCTGCGGGTGGTGGCCAGCACGCTCCGGGACGCGCTGCGCGGGGACGACCTGGTGGCCCGTTACGGCGGGGACGAGTTCATCGCCCTGCTGCCCGGAGCGCCGGTCTCGGCCGCGAAGCAGGCACTGGGCAGGGCGGTCAGCGCCGTGGCCGCCCTGCCCCATCACCTCTCCCACGGGGTCACCCTTTCCGTCGGCCTGGTCTCGCTGCGCCCGCAGGAACGCGCCGAGCAGGTCCTCTCCCGGGCCGATGCCGCCATGTACCAGGCGAAGCGCCGTGGCGGTAACCAGGTGGCCTCGGCCACCCTCGGTGCGGGCGACGAGGAAGGCGAACCGCCTGAGCACGACGTCGAGACCGACCCGACGTGGGGCCTCGAAGACCACACGTAG
- a CDS encoding acyl-CoA desaturase, with protein MTATLDRSANAGEQPSGTGKKPMLSGRRSMPVHVTVYLGVLVPLVALTAAVPFAWGWGLTWVDVGIFLAFYCVSGLGITVAFHRHFTHGSFKAKRWLRVVMAIAGSMAVQGPLITWVADHRRHHAFSDREGDPHSPWLFGTSPAAIAKGFWHAHLGWLFERDTSNVQRFAPDLVKDPALNRVDRLFGLWTLLSLVLPGVFGALLTWSLWGGVTAFFWAGLVRVCVLHHVTWSVNSICHMIGERPFTARDRSANFWPLAIFSFGESWHNLHHADPTSARHGVRRGQIDISARVIWLFEKFGWAYNVKWPSAQRLARLSTESH; from the coding sequence ATGACGGCCACTCTCGACCGTTCCGCCAACGCCGGTGAGCAGCCATCCGGTACCGGCAAGAAGCCGATGCTCAGCGGCCGCCGCTCGATGCCCGTGCACGTGACGGTGTACCTCGGCGTGCTCGTGCCGCTGGTGGCCCTCACCGCGGCCGTCCCCTTCGCCTGGGGATGGGGGTTGACCTGGGTCGACGTGGGTATCTTCCTCGCCTTCTACTGCGTCTCAGGGCTGGGCATCACAGTGGCCTTCCACCGGCATTTCACGCACGGCTCGTTCAAGGCCAAGCGCTGGCTGCGAGTGGTGATGGCGATCGCGGGCAGCATGGCCGTACAGGGCCCGCTGATCACCTGGGTCGCCGACCACCGCAGGCATCACGCTTTCTCCGACCGGGAGGGTGACCCGCACTCGCCGTGGCTGTTCGGCACCAGCCCGGCGGCCATCGCGAAGGGGTTCTGGCACGCGCACCTCGGCTGGTTGTTCGAGCGGGACACCAGCAACGTGCAGCGGTTCGCCCCCGACCTGGTCAAGGACCCGGCGCTGAACAGGGTCGACCGGCTGTTCGGGCTGTGGACGCTGCTCAGCCTGGTGCTGCCCGGGGTGTTCGGCGCGCTGCTCACCTGGTCGCTGTGGGGCGGGGTGACCGCGTTCTTCTGGGCCGGGCTGGTCCGGGTCTGCGTGCTGCACCACGTCACCTGGTCGGTGAACTCGATCTGTCACATGATCGGTGAACGTCCGTTCACCGCACGGGATCGTTCGGCGAACTTCTGGCCGCTGGCGATCTTCTCCTTCGGTGAGTCCTGGCACAACCTGCATCACGCCGACCCCACCTCGGCCAGGCACGGGGTGCGGCGCGGCCAGATCGACATCTCGGCGCGAGTCATCTGGCTGTTCGAGAAGTTCGGCTGGGCGTACAACGTGAAGTGGCCGTCAGCGCAGCGGCTGGCCAGGTTGTCGACCGAGTCCCACTAG
- a CDS encoding TetR/AcrR family transcriptional regulator yields the protein MSGTERRQQLLNVARELFAEKGFDGASIEEIAHRANVSKPVVYEHFGGKEGIYAVVVDRETQLLLDRMVSTLHGGHPRAMLEQAAVALLSYVEESQDGFRILVRDSPVASSTGTFSTLLNDIAGQVEHILGKQFAARGYDDKLAALYAQALVGLVALTGQWWLDARKPKRDEVAAHLVNLAWNGLSHLEHKPRLHIH from the coding sequence ATGAGCGGGACCGAGCGCAGGCAGCAACTGCTGAACGTGGCCAGGGAGCTGTTCGCCGAGAAGGGCTTCGACGGGGCGTCGATCGAGGAGATCGCGCATCGGGCGAACGTATCCAAGCCCGTGGTGTACGAGCACTTCGGCGGTAAGGAAGGGATCTACGCGGTCGTCGTCGACCGGGAGACCCAGCTCCTGCTCGACCGGATGGTGTCCACCCTGCACGGGGGTCATCCGCGGGCGATGCTGGAGCAGGCGGCGGTGGCGCTGCTGTCCTACGTCGAGGAGTCCCAGGACGGCTTCCGCATCCTGGTGCGTGACTCCCCGGTGGCCAGCTCGACCGGCACCTTCTCCACCCTGCTCAACGACATCGCCGGGCAGGTGGAGCACATCCTCGGCAAGCAGTTCGCCGCCCGTGGCTACGACGACAAGCTGGCCGCCCTGTACGCGCAGGCGCTGGTCGGCCTGGTCGCGCTGACCGGCCAGTGGTGGCTGGACGCGCGCAAGCCGAAGCGCGACGAGGTCGCGGCGCACCTGGTCAACCTGGCCTGGAACGGCCTTTCCCACCTGGAGCACAAGCCCCGCCTGCACATCCACTAG
- a CDS encoding cytochrome c biogenesis CcdA family protein, giving the protein MDLDTLGFALAAGMVATVNPCGFAMLPAYLTLVVAGDGADGAGRSARAAAIGRALAATATMAVGFLVVFGAFGLVVAPLAASVQQYLPAVTVVIGFALVALGGWMLAGKEITLLLPKPGRGAPTARLGSMLGYGFAYAIASLSCTIGPFLAVTASTFRGGSVAEGVTAYLAYGLGMTLVVGVLAVAVALARSAVAGGARRILPYVNRIGGGLLVLAGLYVGYYGVHELRVFHGGGSTADPIVDAAREVQSLLAAWVDAVGALPLLLALAALVILGVTIGRARTRSRR; this is encoded by the coding sequence ATGGACCTGGACACACTCGGCTTCGCCCTCGCGGCGGGCATGGTCGCGACGGTGAACCCCTGCGGGTTCGCCATGCTGCCCGCCTACCTGACACTCGTGGTCGCCGGGGACGGCGCCGACGGTGCCGGTCGATCGGCTCGGGCCGCCGCGATCGGTAGGGCACTCGCCGCGACCGCGACCATGGCCGTCGGCTTCCTGGTGGTGTTCGGCGCCTTCGGGCTGGTGGTCGCGCCGCTGGCGGCCTCGGTGCAGCAGTACCTTCCGGCGGTCACCGTGGTGATCGGCTTCGCGCTGGTGGCGCTGGGCGGCTGGATGCTGGCGGGCAAGGAGATCACCCTGCTGCTACCGAAACCGGGCAGGGGGGCGCCGACCGCGCGGCTCGGCTCGATGCTCGGCTACGGCTTCGCCTACGCGATCGCCTCGCTGTCCTGCACGATCGGGCCGTTCCTCGCGGTGACCGCCTCGACCTTCCGCGGCGGCTCGGTCGCCGAAGGGGTCACCGCCTACCTCGCCTACGGCCTCGGCATGACGCTGGTGGTCGGGGTGCTCGCCGTGGCCGTCGCGCTGGCAAGGTCGGCGGTGGCGGGCGGCGCGCGCCGGATCCTGCCCTACGTCAACCGGATCGGCGGCGGCCTGCTGGTGCTGGCCGGCCTGTACGTCGGTTACTACGGGGTACACGAGCTGCGTGTCTTCCACGGGGGCGGCTCCACCGCGGACCCGATCGTGGACGCGGCGCGCGAGGTGCAGTCACTGCTGGCCGCCTGGGTGGACGCCGTGGGCGCGTTGCCCCTGCTGCTCGCCCTGGCGGCACTGGTCATCCTCGGCGTCACCATCGGCCGCGCCCGCACCAGATCCCGCCGTTGA
- a CDS encoding redoxin domain-containing protein, with amino-acid sequence MGQQNWRHSMLRARKAGAAVVSSLAAVVLVACGADQGAEQDASATGASTTQATPSGTTGSTDTREGTTEPAVTVPEKLKFTSTTLEGAEFSGESLAGEAAVLWFWAPWCPNCAAEAPAVAETAGTHAGEVTFLGVASQDEVGKMKDFVREHDLGGFTHLQDTGGEVWTRFDVTYQPAYAFISEDGTIEVVKNQLPAAELAERVDRLAGA; translated from the coding sequence ATGGGACAGCAGAACTGGAGACACTCGATGCTTCGCGCGCGCAAGGCCGGCGCGGCGGTCGTGTCCTCGCTCGCCGCCGTGGTCCTGGTCGCCTGCGGTGCGGACCAGGGCGCCGAGCAGGACGCGAGCGCGACCGGGGCCTCGACCACCCAGGCCACGCCGAGCGGCACGACCGGCTCGACGGATACGCGGGAGGGCACCACCGAGCCCGCGGTCACCGTGCCGGAGAAGCTAAAGTTCACCAGCACCACGCTGGAGGGCGCCGAGTTCTCCGGGGAGAGCCTCGCCGGAGAGGCCGCGGTGCTCTGGTTCTGGGCGCCGTGGTGCCCGAACTGCGCGGCGGAGGCACCGGCCGTGGCCGAGACCGCGGGCACCCACGCCGGTGAGGTCACCTTCCTCGGCGTGGCCTCCCAGGACGAGGTGGGCAAGATGAAGGACTTCGTCCGCGAGCACGACCTCGGCGGCTTCACCCACCTGCAGGACACCGGCGGCGAGGTGTGGACCAGGTTCGACGTGACCTATCAACCCGCCTACGCCTTCATCAGCGAGGACGGCACGATCGAGGTGGTCAAGAACCAGCTCCCCGCGGCGGAGCTGGCCGAGCGGGTCGACCGGCTCGCCGGCGCGTGA
- a CDS encoding MarR family winged helix-turn-helix transcriptional regulator: protein MSDTRGGSDNPSSDAVDEIQRSWLRERPGTPVSSIGVITRIWQISKLLEEDRRETMLRLGMDSATRDLLSALRRVGEPYRLTASELAHRMLVTAGAVSQRVARAEKAGLVRRVRSTQDRRGVFIELTPEGHATIERTVDLLLLHEDELLAELSPEQREQLADLLRVLLGSLRGRAGV from the coding sequence ATGAGCGACACTAGAGGCGGGTCGGATAATCCGTCAAGCGACGCGGTGGACGAGATCCAGCGGTCCTGGTTGCGGGAGCGTCCTGGCACCCCGGTGTCCTCGATCGGTGTGATCACCCGGATCTGGCAGATCAGCAAGCTGCTCGAGGAGGACCGGAGGGAGACGATGCTCCGGCTCGGCATGGACTCGGCGACCAGGGACCTGCTCAGCGCCCTTCGCCGGGTAGGCGAGCCCTACCGGCTGACCGCGAGCGAGCTGGCGCACCGCATGCTGGTGACCGCGGGAGCGGTGTCCCAGCGAGTCGCCCGCGCGGAGAAGGCCGGGCTGGTCCGCAGGGTGCGTTCCACGCAGGACCGCAGGGGCGTGTTCATCGAGCTCACCCCGGAGGGGCACGCCACCATCGAGCGGACCGTGGACCTGTTGCTGCTGCACGAGGACGAGTTGCTCGCCGAACTGTCCCCCGAGCAACGGGAACAACTTGCCGACCTGCTCCGAGTGCTGCTGGGTTCGCTACGCGGGCGGGCCGGTGTCTGA
- a CDS encoding SDR family NAD(P)-dependent oxidoreductase yields MPHPNEVLVTGGGTGIGCAVAALLAESGDRVTITGRREHVLREAATRLGVRYVAFDATDPDAVSAALEKLPDRIDVLVNNAGGNTDIGTEPPAADDLAGIAAAWRSNLDANLLSAVLVTTAVRSRLGRGGRVVTIGSIAARTGAGSYGAAKAALEAWNADLARGLGPHGITANVVAPGLVEETEFFGELLPPERRARLVADTFTQRAGVPEDVAATVEFLAGPGAGHVTGQVLHVNGGAHLGH; encoded by the coding sequence ATGCCCCACCCCAATGAAGTTCTGGTAACCGGAGGTGGAACGGGTATCGGCTGTGCGGTAGCCGCGCTGCTCGCCGAATCCGGCGACCGGGTCACCATCACCGGCCGCAGAGAGCACGTGCTACGCGAGGCCGCCACCCGGCTGGGAGTCCGCTATGTCGCTTTTGACGCGACCGATCCCGATGCCGTCAGTGCGGCACTCGAGAAATTGCCGGACCGGATCGACGTACTGGTGAACAATGCGGGCGGAAATACCGATATCGGTACCGAGCCCCCGGCTGCGGACGACCTCGCCGGGATCGCCGCGGCCTGGCGGTCCAACCTGGACGCCAACCTGCTCAGCGCCGTGCTGGTGACCACCGCGGTGCGGTCCCGGCTGGGCCGTGGTGGGCGGGTGGTCACGATCGGCTCGATCGCCGCCCGCACGGGAGCCGGTTCCTACGGTGCGGCCAAGGCCGCGCTCGAGGCGTGGAATGCCGACCTGGCCCGCGGCCTCGGCCCGCACGGGATCACCGCGAACGTGGTCGCCCCCGGCCTGGTCGAGGAGACCGAGTTCTTCGGCGAGCTGCTGCCCCCTGAGCGCCGGGCGCGGCTGGTCGCGGACACGTTCACCCAGCGCGCGGGCGTCCCGGAGGATGTGGCCGCGACCGTGGAGTTCCTCGCCGGTCCCGGCGCGGGCCACGTCACCGGGCAGGTGCTGCACGTCAACGGTGGCGCCCACCTCGGCCACTGA
- a CDS encoding PQQ-dependent sugar dehydrogenase, whose amino-acid sequence MRARLAGTAALLALVGTATACTQSPTEAGESGRQAPPTPSTGELFTVQEVTDGLEHGWDIGFLPSGKVLVTQRPARLALVSGTRPGASVTEVDADLSDVHVRGEGGLLGMVVHPDFAESRRFTTCQTYEENGRAVDVRLVTWTLAPDGRSATRVGDLLTGLPVNQSGRHSGCRPTIAADGALLVGTGDTAEDPAIPQDLGSLGGKVLRIDLRTGEPLPDNPFAGADDPAQRRVHTYGHRNVQGVAVHPATGAVYTSEHGPTAHDELNRLRPGGNYGWDPSRGGTVDDYDEDVPMTDLDRFPDAVPELWTSGDVTQAPCGAAFLTGSQWGELENRLAVVALRGQKMLLFRLDSAGEVAEVTLPPEFGDTYGRLRAVRSGPDGALYVTTSNGTNDKLLRVTPA is encoded by the coding sequence ATGCGTGCGCGACTCGCCGGAACCGCCGCCCTGCTCGCTCTCGTCGGCACCGCGACGGCCTGTACCCAGTCACCGACCGAGGCCGGCGAGAGCGGTCGGCAGGCCCCGCCAACCCCGAGCACCGGCGAGCTGTTCACCGTGCAGGAGGTCACCGACGGCCTGGAACACGGTTGGGACATCGGTTTCCTGCCCAGCGGAAAGGTGCTGGTCACCCAGCGGCCCGCCCGGCTGGCACTGGTCTCCGGCACCAGGCCGGGAGCCTCGGTGACCGAGGTGGACGCCGACCTCTCCGACGTGCACGTCCGCGGCGAGGGTGGCCTGCTGGGCATGGTGGTGCACCCGGACTTCGCCGAGTCCCGCCGGTTCACCACCTGCCAGACCTACGAGGAGAACGGGCGCGCGGTGGACGTCCGGCTGGTCACCTGGACGCTGGCTCCGGACGGGCGCAGCGCGACCAGGGTCGGCGACCTGCTCACCGGGCTGCCGGTGAACCAGAGCGGCAGGCACTCCGGTTGCCGGCCGACGATCGCCGCCGACGGGGCGTTGCTGGTCGGTACCGGGGACACCGCGGAGGACCCGGCCATCCCGCAGGACCTCGGCAGCCTCGGCGGCAAGGTGCTGCGCATCGACCTGAGAACCGGGGAACCGCTGCCGGACAATCCCTTCGCCGGCGCCGACGACCCGGCGCAGCGGCGCGTGCACACCTACGGCCACCGCAACGTGCAGGGCGTCGCGGTGCATCCGGCGACCGGGGCGGTCTACACCTCCGAGCACGGTCCCACCGCGCACGACGAGCTCAACCGGTTGCGGCCCGGCGGCAACTACGGCTGGGACCCCTCGCGTGGCGGCACGGTCGACGACTACGACGAGGACGTACCGATGACCGACCTGGACCGGTTCCCCGACGCCGTTCCGGAGCTGTGGACATCCGGGGACGTGACCCAGGCGCCGTGCGGGGCCGCCTTCCTCACCGGTTCGCAGTGGGGCGAGCTGGAGAACCGGCTGGCCGTGGTGGCACTCCGCGGGCAGAAGATGCTGTTGTTCCGGCTGGACAGCGCGGGCGAGGTCGCCGAGGTCACCCTCCCACCGGAGTTCGGCGACACCTACGGCAGGCTGCGCGCGGTCCGCAGCGGACCGGACGGGGCGCTGTACGTCACCACCTCCAACGGCACCAACGACAAGCTGCTGCGGGTCACCCCGGCCTGA